A genomic window from Chrysoperla carnea chromosome 3, inChrCarn1.1, whole genome shotgun sequence includes:
- the LOC123296924 gene encoding probable chitinase 10 — MVRCRISMKFMLSCIVFILILDTFHITTHGRNIENSQQYLYPPPWMRSFRRDAVESVPPHTYPQRMRFPLEDYDDQWENDESNLFSREAVESSPFTASEQYSLPLRSAVEKRPPPDASYRNYLPEDIEPDIYGLSKVENLKLFDSEWITSSIDYKESATPKLVCYVENWASNRKEPLAFTPENLDPYLCTHVIYAFATIDPHSFALVPQDYEYDIVRGGYRSSTGLKQFNPELKVLLSVGGIRENIGNFGQKFSNMVSNPYRRQEFIKSVVELLKMYDFDGLDFHWDYPSAAEFGGRLEDRDNYIKLLQEVKVAFKQYDWLVFVDIPAVKYRLDAGYNLREIEKAVDLIILETHDFYYEHPFVADHHSPLYKRDYDEGVQVFNNIEFAVHYVLQSGVSRSKMILSVGLYGRTFTLADNNITAPGALITGPGVEGYYTQSPGFLAYYEFCDLLSNNKVEKNRDSTGEPYIVNGSQWIAYEDEDSLRNKVLYLKDMGLAGAAAWATDLDDFQGLCGLQSPLLNVVKHTLLNLENLIEEQVGRCDSEGLFNDPKDCSAFYVCKGGLKYHLTCSDNMLFDVKSGQCIPTRSGDHCIPGVQVQAKISKVDEDKKVVCYLTNWAFYRKGEGKFVPEHLDPTLCTHVVYAFASLEPEQLVVKEFDPWADIDNNLYNRVSSIPDAKILLALGGWTDSSGDKYSRLVSDGTSRRKFVVSVVSFLRKHNFQGLHLDWNYPKCWQSNCKKGPKSDKPNFTKLIQELRKEFNKQSPPLILAAAISGYKEVIDVAYDLEPLGQALDFMSVMTYDYHGSWEQMTGHVSPLYHRSGDKYPQYTTNFTMQYLVENGAPREKLLLGIPFYGQSFTLARHDGMYNYNIKAAGPGDAGEFTKQPGMLGYFEICYRVKNNRWQVKEDSSKATGPYAFSRDQWVGYDDVKSIEEKMKYVTQNDFGGAVAWTVDLDDYLNRCCLEAFPLLKAINRGLGRLLEPVPLGGDCTKPPEPVTPPAPTLTTGVDSGAMSSTTPMHEHHHEDGEYTTQKTTTWPSWAQQSTSTQKTTTWPSWSQTTRSTTKKPSTSTVWWVPSTTSTTTTTEIPTTTTRKPTTSTRRPTTSTRRPTTSTRKPTTTKRPTTTTVSSPTSTTIPSPAVIMPDIDHEKPPGEECEAGQYLPDPQNCNAYYRCILGELRRQYCAGGLHWNRNSLVCDWPNVAKCKETTSVPTTTRRPTTTTRRTTSRRPTSTMKPYMTESWSTTTRRSTTTDRYPSTTTESVECSSGQYYSHETCNNFYVCVNGVLISQSCGPGLVWDQESTMCDWEFKVPCHLRMKNKLVAAHSKANATKAQPDGKCEVGSFTANPDNCNQYMMCLWGKYQLFSCAPGLSWNNQRKTCDWPQKSECISDESVEEVYVEDEIITTRKPTKTTTTKRPTKKPTSTSTTTDSVDTSTSSVKPSTTTSETNLILQNGKYKLVCYFTNWAWYRKGLGKYTPENIKEDLCTHIVYGFAVLDYENLIIRAHDSWADFDNKFYSRVVAYKAKGLKVTLALGGWNDSAGDKYSRLVNNPASRKRFIKQALKFLEKYDFDGLDLDWEYPKCWQTDCKKGPDSDKAAFAAFVEEIKAEFAPRGLLLSAAVSPSKTIIDAGYDVPSISKHFDWVAVMTYDFHGQWDKQTGHVAPLYYHPDDAISFFNANYSIHYWLESGLPREKLIMGVPLYGQSFTLENAKNNSLNAKAPGPGQAGEFTRAAGFLAYYEICDRVKNRGWTIVQDPKNRMGPYAYKGNQWVSFDDVAMVKRKAEYIKHMRLGGGMIWALDLDDFRDRCGEGVHPLLTTLRDTLASEISEYEAPEITEEVTEPTQISTVTKVPAYTMKPTPKPIEEIKEPVKVTSSKPMIEQPTRVKKSDYKVVCYFTNWSWYRQGNGKFLPSDIDPDLCTHIVYGFAVLNGDQLIIKPHDTWADFDNKFYSKVTALKAKGIKVLIAIGGWNDSAGDKYSRLVNSPSSRRRFIAHVVDFIEENNFDGLDLDWEYPKCWQVDCKKGPESDKEAFAQFVRELRAAFNPKNLLLSAAVSPSKRVIDAGYDVPTLSRDLDWIAVMAYDFHGQWDKKTGHVAPMYEHPDDWEKTFNTNFTIHYWISQGADRKKLVLGMPLYGQSFSLADNKENGLNAPTYGGGEAGRETRARGFLSYYEICENIQKKNWKVVRDRRGRMGPYAYLRDQWVSFDDTHMIAHKSQYIKAMGLGGGMVWALDLDDFRNICDCEEYPLLKTINRILRGYPGPQPRCDLGIAENMPPSQQTTTKRPQTTSTKKPSSTTMKATKNPTRVSTTTEDPWWTTTSKVTTKKPKPSNEACSNDRMYVDHDSDCNKYYLCNYGLLQEQKCPPGLYWNVDHCDWPENTQCSDINEVEDIKPTKPTPKPQTTMKPVKQTTSFVRPTTTKKPQYSEHSQYKVVCYFTNWAWYRQGDGKYTPDDIDSNLCTHIAYGFAVLDSNSLTIKPHDSWADIDNKFYERVTALKSKGIKVVIAIGGWNDSLGNKYSRLANDASARARFITHVIEFIEKWNFDGLDLDWEYPKCWQVDCTKGPDSDKEGFAALVRELSEQFRPKGLLLSAAVSPNKAVIDAGYDVPTLNEYFDWISVMAYDFHGHWDKQTGHVAPLYYHPEDTYKHFNANYTLNYWIEKGASPSKLIMGMPLYGQSFSLADTNNRGLNAKTYGPGEAGEFTRAGGFLAFYEICDRVKTRGWEVTRDSLGRIGPYANKGNQWVSYDDVSEIKRKSQMVKQMGLGGAMVWALDLDDFRNRCGCGKHPLLNTINNELRSTSRYASNRYSTDCA, encoded by the exons ATTTTAATTTTGGACACCTTTCACATTACAACGCATGGACGAAATATTGAAAACAGTCAACAATATCTATACCCACCACCATGGATGCGAAGTTTTCGACGAGATGCTGTAGAAAGTGTACCGCCACATACATATCCACAACGCATGCGATTTCCTCTAGAAGATTATGACGATCAATGGGAAAACGATGAATCAAATTTATTCAGTAGAGAAGCAGTGGAAAGTTCTCCTTTCAC TGCTTCCGAACAATATTCATTACCCTTAAGATCTGCTGTTGAAAAGAGACCACCTCCAGATGCGTCATATCGTAATTATCTACCTGAAGATATCGAACCTGATATTTATGGTTTATcaaaagtggaaaatttaaaattatttg ATTCAGAATGGATTACATCGTCGATTGATTATAAAGAATCAGCCACACCAAAATTAGTGTGTTATGTTGAAAATTGGGCGTCGAATCGTAAAGAACCCTTAGCTTTTACACCAGAAAATTTGGATCCATATTTATGCACACACGTCATATATGCATTTGCTACAATCGATCCTCATTCATTCGCATTAGTTCCACAAGATTATGAATATGATATTGTTCGTGGCGGATATAGATCAAGTACAGGACTTAAACAGTTCAATCCTGAACTTAAAGTATTGTTGTCCGTTGGTGGAATTCGAGAAAACATCGGAAACTTTGGTCAGAAGTTCAGTAATATGGTATCAAATCCATACCGTCGAcaagaatttattaaatcgGTTGTAGAACTATTGAAGATGTATGATTTTGATGGATTAGATTTTCATTGGGATTATCCAAGTGCTGCAGAATTTGGTGGACGACTCGAAGATAGagataattatataaaacttttacaaGAAGTGAAAGTTGCTTTTAAACAATACGATTGGCTTGTGTTTGTCGATATTCCAGCAGTAAAATATCGTTTGGATGCTGGCTATAATTTACGTGAAATCGAAAAGGCTGTCGATTTGATAATACTTGAAACACATGACTTTTATTATGAACATCCTTTTGTAGCGGATCATCATTCGCCACTTTATAAACGTGATTACGATGAAGGTGTACAagtttttaacaatatt GAATTTGCAGTCCATTACGTGTTGCAGTCAGGTGTTTCTCGATCAAAGATGATTTTAAGTGTAGGTCTTTATGGTCGCACATTTACTTTAgcagataataatattacagcACCTGGAGCATTAATAACTGGGCCTGGAGTTGAAGGATACTATACTCAAAGTCCAGGATTCTTAgcatattatgaattttgtgaCTTGTTATCAAATAATAAGGTAGAAAAAAATCGTGATTCAACTGGGGAACCATATATTGTGAATGGAAGTCAATGGATTGCCTATGAAGATGAGGACAGCTTACGTAATAag GTTTTGTACTTAAAAGATATGGGACTTGCTGGGGCAGCAGCTTGGGCAACAGATTTAGATGACTTCCAAGGATTATGTGGACTTCAATCACCGCTATTAAATGTTGTTAAACACACGTTgcttaatttggaaaatttgataGAAGAACAAGTGGGAAGATGTGATTCTGAGGGTTTATTTAATGACCCTAAAGATTGTTCGGCGTTCTATGTATGTAAAGGAggtttaaaatatcatttaactTGCTCTGATAATATGCTGTTCGATGTTAAATCCGGCCAATGTATTCCTACTCGATCAGGTGACCATTGTATACCTGGTGTTCAAGTACAAGCAAAGATATCTAAAGTTGATGaagataaaaaagttgtttgctACTTAACAAACTGGGCATTTTATCGAAAAGGCGAAGGAAAATTTGTGCCAGAACATTTAGATCCAACACTTTGCACACACGTTGTCTATGCTTTTGCTAGCCTAGAACCTGAACAATTAGTTGTCAAAGAATTTGATCCTTGGGCTGATATAGATAATAATCTGTATAATCGTGTTTCCTCGATTCCGGATGCAAAAATATTGTTAGCTCTAGGTGGTTGGACGGACTCTTCTGGTGACAAATACTCTCGTCTAGTAAGTGATGGTACTTCAAGACGAAAGTTTGTGGTTAGTGTTGTTTCATTCCTTCGTAAGCATAATTTCCAAGGATTACATCTTGATTGGAATTATCCAAAATGTTGGCAAAGTAATTGTAAGAAGGGACCCAAATCGGATAAACCaaactttacaaaattaattcaagaaTTAAGAAAAGAATTCAACAAGCAATCTCCTCCATTAATTCTGGCAGCAGCCATTTCTGGTTACAAGGAAGTTATTGATGTTGCATATGATTTGGAACCATTAGGGCAAGCTTTAGATTTTATGTCTGTAATGACTTATGACTATCATGGAAGTTGGGAACAAATGACGGGTCATGTTAGTCCTCTGTATCATAGATCCGGTGATAAATATCCACAATACACAACG aatttcacAATGCAATATTTGGTTGAAAATGGTGCACCACGTGAAAAACTGCTTCTTGGAATACCATTCTATGGACAATCGTTTACATTAGCGAGACATGATGGAATgtacaattataatattaaagcaGCAGGACCTGGAGATGCTGGTGAATTTACGAAACAACCTGGAATGTtaggatattttgaaatttgctaTCGAG ttaaaaataatagatgGCAAGTTAAAGAAGATTCGTCAAAAGCAACTGGACCATATGCATTTTCTAGAGATCAATGGGTTGGATATGATGATGTTAAATCTATTGAAGAAAAG ATGAAATATGTAACACAAAATGATTTTGGTGGAGCAGTAGCATGGACAGTAGATTTAGATGACTATCTAAATAGATGTTGTCTGGAAGCTTTTCCACTTTTGAAAGCAATAAATAGAGGACTAGGTAGATTGTTAGAACCAGTTCCTCTCGGTGGTGACTGCACAAAACCTCCAGAACCAGTCACTCCACCAGCACCAACACTTACCACAGGTGTTGATTCTGGTGCCATGAGCAGTACAACCCCAATGCATGAGCATCATCATGAAGATGGCGAATATACTACACAAAAGACTACTACTTGGCCAAGTTGGGCACAACAATCAACTTCAACCCAGAAAACTACAACATGGCCAAGTTGGTCTCAAACCACAAGATCAACAACAAAGAAACCATCTACATCTACAGTTTGGTGGGTTCCTTCCACAACAAGTACGACAACTACAACTGAGATACCAACAACCACAACTCGAAAACCAACAACCTCAACTCGAAGACCAACAACGTCAACAAGAAGACCAACAACCTCAACTAGAAAACCAACAACGACCAAAAGACCAACGACAACTACTGTAAGTTCTCCAACTAGTACGACCATTCCATCACCAGCTGTAATCATGCCAGACATTGATCATGAAAAACCTCCAGGAGAAGAATGTGAAGCTGGTCAATATCTTCCGGATCCACAAAATTGTAATGCGTATTACAGATGTATTTTAGGTGAATTACGACGACAATATTGTGCTGGTGGATTACATTGGAATAGGAATTCATTAGTGTGCGATTGGCCTAACGTAGCTAAATGTAAAGAGACTACTAGCGTACCGACAACCACAAGACGCCCAACAACTACTACACGTCGTACAACGTCTAGACGACCAACTTCCACAATGAAACCTTATATGACTGAAAGCTGGAGTACAACAACCAGACGAAGTACAACCACAGATAGATACCCTAGCACAACAACTGAATCAGTTGAGTGCAGTTCAGGGCAGTATTACTCCCATGAAACTTGTAACAACTTTTATGTTTGTGTAAATGGCGTCTTAATTTCACAATCTTGTGGCCCAGGCTTAGTTTGGGATCAAGAGTCTACAATGTGTGATTGGGAATTCAAAGTACCTTGTCATTTACGAATGAAGAATAAATTAGTGGCTGCACATAGCAAAGCTAACGCTA cAAAGGCCCAACCAGATGGAAAATGCGAGGTTGGATCTTTTACAGCAAATCCTGACAATTGCAATCAATATATGATGTGTCTTTGGGGTAAATATCAACTCTTTAGCTGTGCTCCCGGCTTAAGTTGGAATAAT CAAAGAAAAACTTGTGATTGGCCACAAAAATCCGAGTGTATTTCTGATGAATCAGTTGAGGAAGTTTATGTCGAAGATGAAATAATAACGACTCGTAAACCAACAAAAACAACTACTACGAAAAGACCTACAAAGAAACCTACTTCGACTTCTACAACAACCGATTCCGTAGATACTTCAACAAGTAGTGTTAAACCAAGTACAACTACATCTGAAACAAATCTAATCTTGCAAAACGGCAAATATAAGCTAGTATGCTACTTTACAAATTGGGCTTGGTATCGTAAAGGTTTAGGAAAATACACGccagaaaatataaaagaagaTTTATGTACGCATATTGTGTATGGTTTTGCTGTCTTAGATTATGAAAATCTAATTATTCGAGCGCACGATTCTTGGGCAGACTTTGATAATA AGTTTTACTCACGTGTAGTTGCGTATAAAGCAAAAGGTTTGAAAGTAACATTGGCTCTTGGTGGTTGGAATGATTCCGCCGGCGATAAGTACTCCAGACTGGTTAATAATCCAGCATCCAGAAAACGCTTTATAAAACAAGCATTgaaattcttagaaaaatatGACTTCGATGGATTAGATTTAGATTGGGAATATCCAAAATGTTGGCAAACAGATTGTAAGAAAGGTCCAGATTCAGACAAAGCCGCCTTTGCTGCATTTGTCGAAGAAATCAAAGCTGAATTTGCACCGAGAGGGTTATTGTTATCAGCCGCAGTATCCCCTAGTAAAACAATCATTGACGctg GGTACGATGTTCCATCAATATCCAAACATTTTGATTGGGTTGCTGTTATGACCTACGACTTTCACGGACAGTGGGATAAACAAACTGGACATGTTGCACCATTGTACTATCATCCAGACGATgctatttcattctttaatgCTAATTATTCAATTCATTATTGGCTTGAAAGCGGACTTCCACGTGAAAAGCTTATAATGGGTGTTCCATTATATGGTCAATCATTTACTTTGGAAAATGCAAAGAATAATTCCTTAAACGCAAAAGCACCTGGTCCTGGTCAAGCTGGAGAATTCACTCGAGCTGCTGGATTTTTGGCTTACTATGAA atttgcgATCGTGTTAAAAATCGTGGTTGGACTATTGTGCAAGATCCAAAGAATCGTATGGGTCCATATGCTTATAAAGGAAATCAATGGGTTTCATTTGATGACGTAGCAATGGTTAAGAGAAAAGCAGAATACATTAAACATATGAGATTAGGTGGTGGTATGATTTGGGCATTGGATTTGGATGATTTTAGAGACAGATGTGGAGAAGGTGTTCATCCTCTACTTACAACACTTAGAGATACCTTAGCAAGTGAAATATCCGAATATGAAGCTCCTGAGATAACTGAAGAAGTAACAGAACCAACACAAATATCAACGGTGACAAAGGTACCTGCCTATACAATGAAACCTACTCCAAAACCTATAGAAGAAATTAAAGAACCTGTAAAAGTAACCTCTTCAAAACCGATGATAGAACAACCTACCAGAGTCAAAAAATCTGATTACAAAGTTGTATGTTATTTCACAAATTGGTCTTGGTATCGACAaggaaatggaaaatttttaccatCCGACATTGATCCTGATCTATGTACACATATTGTTTACGGCTTTGCTGTTCTAAATGGAGATCAACTGATTATTAAGCCCCATGATACCTGGGCAGATTTCGATAATA aATTCTATTCGAAAGTGACTGCCCTTAAAGCAAAAGGCATAAAAGTACTCATCGCAATTGGCGGATGGAATGATTCTGCAGGAGATAAATACTCACGATTAGTAAATAGTCCATCAAGTCGTCGTAGATTTATTGCACATGTCGTTGATTTTATTGAAGAAAACAACTTTGATGGTTTGGATTTAGATTGGGAATATCCAAAATGTTGGCAAGTTGATTGTAAAAAGGGACCTGAGTCTGATAAGGAAGCATTTGCACAATTCGTTCGAGAATTAAGAGCCGCCTTTAAtcccaaaaatttattactatcgGCAGCAGTTTCACCTAGCAAACGTGTAATTGATGCTGGATATGATGTACCAACCCTTTCACGAGATTTAGACTGGATCGCTGTTATGGCTTATGACTTCCATGGACAATGGGATAAGAAAACAGGCCATGTGGCTCCAATGTACGAACATCCTGATGATTGGGAAAAAACCTTTAATACT aatTTCACAATTCATTATTGGATTTCCCAAGGTGCTGATAGGAAAAAGTTAGTTTTAGGAATGCCATTATATGGACAATCATTTAGCTTAGCAGATAACAAAGAAAATGGATTAAATGCACCTACTTATGGTGGTGGAGAAGCTGGGCGAGAGACTCGTGCTCGTGGATTTTTATCCTATTATGAG atctGTGAGAATATTCAGAAAAAGAATTGGAAAGTTGTCAGAGATCGAAGAGGTAGAATGGGACCATATGCATATCTTCGTGATCAATGGGTGTCATTCGATGACACTCACATGATTGCCCATAAATCACAATACATTAAAGCAATGGGTTTGGGAGGAGGAATGGTATGGGCATTAGACTTAGATGATTTCCGTAATATTTGTGATTGTGAAGAATATCCattgttaaaaacaattaatcgtATTTTACGTGGATATCCTGGACCACAACCACGGTGCGATTTAGGAATTGCTGAAAACATGCCTCCAAGTCAGCAAACAACAACTAAACGTCCACAGACAACATCAACAAAGAAACCATCTTCGACTACAATGAAGGCCACAAAAAACCCGACCAGAGTATCCACGACTACAGAAGATCCATGGTGGACAACGACAAGTAAAGTAACAACGAAAAAACCTAAGCCATCAAATGAAGCTTGTTCAAATGATCGCATGTACGTTGACCATGACTCAGATtgtaataaatactatttatgtAATTATGGACTTCTTCAAGAACAAAAGTGTCCACCCGGATTATATTGGAATGTAGATCATTGTGATTGGCCAGAAAATACTCAATGTTCTGATATCAATGAGGTTGAAGATATAAAACCTACGAAGCCAACACCTAAACCACAAACTACAATGAAACCTGTTAAACAAACTACAAGTTTTGTGAGACCTACAACGACCAAAAAACCACAGTACTCAGAACATAGTCAATACAAAGTTGTCTGTTACTTCACGAATTGGGCATGGTATCGTCAAGGTGACGGTAAATACACTCCAGATGATATCGATTCCAATCTTTGTACACACATAGCATACGGTTTCGCTGTATTAGATTCCAATTCATTGACTATTAAACCTCACGATTCGTGGGcagatattgataataaattttatgaacgaGTAACTGCATTAAAATCGAAAGGAATAAAGGTAGTAATTGCTATTGGTGGTTGGAATGATTCTCTTGGTAACAAATATTCTCGATTAGCTAACGATGCTTCAGCTCGTGCACGATTTATTACTCATGTTATTGAATTTATCGAGAAATGGAATTTCGATGGATTAGATTTAGACTGGGAATATCCAAAGTGCTGGCAAGTTGACTGTACAAAAGGACCTGATTCAGATAAAGAAGGATTTGCAGCGTTAGTTCGAGAATTAAGTGAACAATTTAGACCGAAAGGTTTGTTGCTATCGGCAGCTGTGTCACCGAATAAAGCTGTAATTGATGCTGGATATGATGTACCAacattgaatgaatattttgattggatTTCGGTTATGGCATACGATTTCCATGGTCATTGGGACAAACAAACTGGGCATGTTGCCCCACTTTATTATCATCCTGAAGATACTTATAAACACTTTAATGCG AACTATACACTGAATTATTGGATAGAAAAAGGTGCGTCGCCATCGAAATTAATTATGGGTATGCCATTATATGGTCAATCATTTAGTTTAGCTGACACTAATAATCGTGGATTAAACGCAAAGACTTATGGACCTGGTGAAGCTGGAGAATTCACTCGAGCTGGTGGTTTTCTCGCATTTTATGAA ATATGCGATCGTGTAAAAACTCGCGGATGGGAAGTTACAAGAGATTCTCTAGGAAGAATTGGACCTTATGCCAACAAAGGAAATCAATGGGTGTCATATGATGATGTATCGgaaataaaacgaaaatcaCAAATGGTGAAACAAATGGGATTAGGTGGTGCTATGGTTTGGGCTTtagatttagatgattttagaAATCGTTGTGGATGTGGAAAACATCCATTGttaaatactataaataatgaattacgCAGTACATCACGTTACGCTAGTAATAGATATTCAACTGATTGTGCGTAA